In the genome of Raphanus sativus cultivar WK10039 chromosome 4, ASM80110v3, whole genome shotgun sequence, one region contains:
- the LOC130511884 gene encoding type III polyketide synthase B, translating to MGSIDATELCSEKKPNPGKATILSIGKAFPHQLVMQEYLVDGYFKTTNCDDPELKQKLTRLCKTTTVKTRYVVMSEEILTKYPELAIEGGSTVTQRLDICNDAVTEMAVEASRSCIKNWGHSVSDITHLVYVSSSEARLPGGDLYLAKGLGLSPETHRVLLYFVGCSGGVAGLRVAKDIAENNPGSRVLLATSETTIIGFKPPSKDRPYDLVGVALFGDGAGAMIIGSDPDPISEKPLFELHTAIQNFLPDTEKTIDGRLTETGINFTLSRELPQIIEDNVESFCKKLIGKAGLANKDYNEMFWAVHPGGPAILNRMEKRLNLSPEKLSPSRRALMDYGNASSNSIVYVLEYMLEESRKARNMSGSENEWGLILAFGPGVTFEGIVARNLDV from the exons ATGGGGAGCATCGATGCCACAGAGTTGTGTTCAGAGAAGAAACCAAACCCAGGGAAAGCGACCATTCTTTCTATCGGTAAAGCCTTTCCTCACCAGCTAGTGATGCAAGAGTACTTGGTCGATGGCTACTTCAAAACCACCAACTGTGACGACCCCGAACTCAAACAGAAGCTTACTCGCCTCTGCAAGACAACGACGGTGAAAACAAGGTACGTTGTAATGTCAGAGGAGATACTAACAAAGTATCCAGAACTCGCCATCGAAGGAGGATCCACCGTGACGCAGCGTCTGGACATATGCAACGACGCCGTAACTGAAATGGCAGTGGAAGCTTCAAGATCGTGCATCAAGAACTGGGGCCACTCTGTTTCCGACATAACTCACCTTGTCTACGTCTCTTCAAGCGAAGCTCGTCTCCCTGGTGGTGACCTTTACTTAGCCAAAGGGCTTGGTCTTAGCCCTGAGACGCACCGTGTTCTGCTCTACTTCGTCGGCTGCTCTGGAGGCGTTGCGGGTCTCCGTGTAGCCAAAGACATAGCCGAGAACAATCCGGGTAGTAGAGTCTTGCTTGCCACGTCAGAGACGACCATCATTGGTTTCAAACCTCCCAGTAAAGATAGACCGTATGATCTTGTTGGGGTCGCTTTATTTGGTGATGGAGCCGGAGCTATGATCATCGGGTCTGATCCAGACCCGATTAGTGAGAAGCCACTCTTTGAGCTTCACACCGCAATTCAAAATTTCCTGCCAG ACACGGAGAAGACGATAGATGGGAGGCTAACAGAAACAGGGATAAACTTCACGCTGTCAAGAGAGCTTCCACAGATAATAGAAGACAACGTGGAGAGTTTCTGCAAGAAGTTGATAGGAAAAGCAGGACTGGCTAATAAAGACTATAACGAGATGTTTTGGGCGGTTCATCCGGGTGGACCAGCCATATTGAACCGAATGGAGAAGCGGCTTAACCTGTCGCCGGAGAAGCTGAGTCCAAGCAGAAGAGCTCTCATGGACTATGGCAACGCAAGTAGCAACTCGATTGTTTATGTGTTGGAGTATATGTTGGAGGAGAGCAGGAAAGCAAGGAACATGAGTGGAAGTGAAAATGAGTGGGGTCTGATACTGGCTTTTGGACCTGGTGTTACATTTGAAGGCATCGTTGCAAGGAACCTTGATGTTTGA
- the LOC130511869 gene encoding catalase-2 has product MDPYKYRPASSYNSPFFTTNSGAPVWNNNSSMTVGPRGPILLEDYHLVEKLANFDRERIPERVVHARGASAKGFFEVTHDISNLTCADFLRAPGVQTPVIVRFSTVIHERGSPETLRDPRGFAVKFYTREGNFDLVGNNFPVFFIRDGMKFPDMVHALKPNPKSHIQENWRVLDFFSHHPESLNMFTFLFDDIGIPQDYRHMEGSGVNTYMLINKSGKAHYVKFHWKPTCGVKSLLEEDAIRVGGTNHSHATQDLYDSIAAGNYPEWKLFVQIIDPADEDKFDFDPLDVTKTWPEDLLPLQPVGRMVLNKNIDNFFAENEQLAFCPAIIVPGIHYSDDKLLQTRVFSYADTQRHRLGPNYLQLPVNAPKCAHHNNHHEGFMNFMHRDEEVNYFPSRYDPVRHAEKYPTPPAVCSGKRERCIIEKENNFKEPGERYRSFTPERQERFIGRWIDALSDPRITHEIRNIWISYWSQADKSLGQKLASRLNVRPSI; this is encoded by the exons ATGGATCCTTACAAG TATCGTCCAGCGAGTTCATACAACTCTCCATTCTTCACCACCAACTCTGGTGCTCCTGTATGGAACAACAACTCCTCCATGACCGTTGGACCcagag GTCCTATCCTTCTTGAGGATTACCATCTCGTCGAGAAGCTTGCTAACTTCGACAGGGAGCGTATTCCAGAGCGTGTGGTTCATGCTAGAGGAGCCAGTGCGAAGGGTTTCTTTGAGGTCACTCATGATATATCCAACCTCACGTGTGCTGACTTCCTCAGAGCTCCAGGTGTTCAGACTCCAGTCATTGTTCGTTTCTCCACTGTCATCCATGAGCGTGGAAGTCCCGAGACCTTGAGAGACCCTCGTGGCTTTGCAGTCAAGTTCTACACCAGAGAG GGGAACTTTGATCTTGTCGGAAACAACTTCCCTGTCTTCTTCATCCGTGACGGGATGAAATTCCCTGACATGGTCCACGCTCTCAAGCCAAACCCCAAATCTCACATCCAAGAGAACTGGAGAGTCCTTGACTTCTTCTCCCACCACCCTGAGAGCCTCAACATGTTCACTTTCCTCTTTGATGACATTGGTATCCCACAAGACTACAGGCACATGGAAGGTTCAGGTGTCAACACATACATGTTGATCAACAAATCCGGCAAAGCACACTACGTGAAGTTCCACTGGAAACCAACTTGTGGAGTCAAGTCTCTGTTAGAAGAAGATGCAATCCGCGTCGGTGGAACCAACCATAGCCACGCAACTCAGGACTTGTACGACTCCATCGCTGCTGGTAACTACCCTGAGTGGAAGCTCTTTGTTCAGATAATCGATCCGGCTGATGAAGACAAGTTCGACTTTGACCCTCTCGATGTGACCAAGACCTGGCCTGAGGATCTCTTGCCTCTCCAGCCCGTTGGTCGTATGGTGTTGAACAAGAACATTGATAACTTCTTTGCGGAGAATGAGCAGCTTGCTTTCTGTCCTGCTATCATCGTTCCGGGGATACACTACTCTGATGACAAGCTGCTTCAAACACGTGTCTTCTCCTATGCGGATACTCAGAGACACCGTCTTGGACCTAACTACCTTCAGTTACCGGTCAATGCTCCGAAATGTGCTCACCACAACAACCACCATGAGGGCTTCATGAATTTCATGCACAGGGACGAGGAg GTTAACTACTTCCCTTCGAGGTACGACCCGGTTCGCCATGCTGAGAAGTATCCAACTCCACCAGCAGTCTGCTCTGGGAAGCGTGAGAGG TGTATTATTGAGAAAGAGAACAACTTCAAGGAGCCTGGAGAGAGATACCGTTCTTTTACCCCAGAGAG GCAAGAACGTTTCATCGGTCGATGGATTGATGCTCTATCAGACCCTCGCATCACACATGAAATCCGCAACATCTGGATCTCTTACTGGTCTCAG GCTGATAAGTCACTGGGACAGAAGCTGGCAAGCCGTCTGAACGTGAGACCAAGCATCTAA
- the LOC130511979 gene encoding uncharacterized protein LOC130511979 — MNLRSIARPFVYCRIQSGREALFWHDNWTGLGPLISLSGANGPRELGVRSLATVSESISDGAWSLPTGRHRIIQLIKACLPPTPPVLSTTDASDKFLWRNSLDSEPGQFSASKTWQTLNPAPPLVPWHQSIWFKVRIPKHAFQAWVTVLNRLPTRDRLRQWGSNVSATCLLCNNHDEDRDHLFFRCSFSREVWDVFFSHASFNPPQQFEPIINWLPSSSPNRKLRTICNLLVQALVYALWKERNLRLHTSKSRPSLLIVKECKVILKAKLIGLDRALLPAISRRLQQSSSVNESYLQLWFRYFDA, encoded by the coding sequence ATGAACTTGCGTTCCATTGCTCGTCCCTTTGTTTACTGTCGGATTCAGTCGGGTAGAGAAGCCCTCTTCTGGCACGACAACTGGACGGGACTCGGTCCTTTAATTAGCCTTTCAGGTGCAAATGGTCCGCGAGAATTAGGAGTTCGTAGCTTGGCAACTGTCTCAGAGTCTATTTCAGATGGCGCTTGGTCTCTTCCTACAGGACGTCATCGTATTATTCAACTAATCAAAGCTTGTCTCCCACCTACGCCTCCTGTTCTCTCCACAACAGATGCATCCGACAAATTTCTCTGGAGGAACAGCTTGGATTCTGAGCCTGGTCAGTTCAGTGCCTCTAAAACTTGGCAGACCCTGAATCCTGCGCCCCCTCTTGTTCCTTGGCATCAATCAATATGGTTCAAAGTGAGAATTCCAAAGCATGCCTTCCAAGCATGGGTCACAGTTCTCAACAGACTTCCTACGCGAGATAGATTGCGTCAGTGGGGTTCTAACGTCTCAGCGACCTGTCTTCTTTGCAACAACCACGATGAGGATCGAGATCATTTGTTTTTCAGATGCTCTTTCTCTCGAGAGGTTTGGGATGTCTTTTTCAGTCATGCTAGTTTCAATCCTCCACAACAATTCGAGCCTATCATCAATTGGCTCCCGTCATCTTCTCCCAACCGCAAATTAAGGACTATTTGCAATTTACTGGTCCAAGCTCTTGTCTATGCTCTCTGGAAGGAAAGGAATCTGAGGTTGCATACGTCTAAGTCCAGACCCTCACTTCTTATAGTCAAGGAATGTAAGGTTATTCTCAAAGCCAAGTTAATTGGTTTGGATCGTGCGCTTTTGCCTGCTATTTCTCGTAGGCTCCAACAATCTTCATCGGTGAATGAGTCTTATTTGCAGTTGTGGTTCCGCTACTTCGATGCCTAA
- the LOC108855117 gene encoding putative F-box/kelch-repeat protein At4g35120, with protein MNNSTSPSPRPSSSSSRCHEPSSSPSFSSAVPDEIAANCLARVSKSQYRSTSSVSKSFHSLLSSPEIYAARSEIGATEPRLYLCCESLRTGATTTTRRSWYNLMSLDDERIKKGDAFISVNGAEIKMKTELRLVPVKDSSFHHLCARSKEANLAVGPEIYQIGGINKKNGKRSRSVCVLDCRSHTQRRAPRMRVARQCAKACLFDDDGSSIYVMGGCRRDKECWGEVFDLKSQTWKKETLPSPLLIGGDEFQVFALGAKIYVITECNKYVYDPKEGRWLLLDWHFVGLNRILELGGVWCVLDNLVFMECSSDLYWYDLSCGKWVIVQGLEDLCYTRVNCRYRMVQLVNYGGKLVIVWLVLPEAVSRRKPPVIPLEKTCFAVIRLEKRLTSSGLVISGEIERLSFSLVHGSYNPLTCLSVSL; from the coding sequence TGAATAATTCTACAAGTCCTAGTCctcgtccttcttcttcttcttctcggtGCCATGAGCCATCATCCTCTCCATCGTTCTCATCGGCGGTTCCAGATGAAATCGCTGCGAATTGTTTGGCCCGCGTCTCGAAATCTCAATACCGTTCAACCAGCTCAGTCTCCAAGAGCTTCcactctctcctctcctctccggAGATTTACGCAGCTCGATCTGAAATCGGAGCCACAGAGCCTCGCCTCTATTTATGTTGTGAAAGTTTAAGGACGGgggccaccaccaccacccgTCGTAGCTGGTACAATCTCATGAGTCTCGATGATGAGAGAATCAAAAAAGGAGACGCCTTTATCAGCGTAAACGGGGCTGAAATCAAAATGAAGACTGAGTTGAGGTTAGTACCTGTTAAAGACTCTTCCTTTCACCATTTATGTGCTCGATCAAAAGAAGCAAATTTAGCCGTTGGTCCCGAGATCTACCAAATCGGCGGAATCAACAAGAAGAATGGCAAGCGATCTAGATCCGTCTGTGTGCTTGATTGTCGGAGTCACACTCAACGTCGTGCTCCTAGGATGAGGGTTGCAAGGCAATGCGCCAAAGCTTGTCTTTTTGATGATGATGGGAGTAGTATATATGTAATGGGAGGATGCAGAAGAGACAAAGAGTGTTGGGGTGAAGTTTTCGACTTAAAGTCTCAAACTTGGAAGAAAGAGACACTTCCTAGCCCCCTACTTATTGGTGGTGATGAATTCCAAGTTTTTGCCCTTGGAGCAAAGATATACGTTATCACCGAGTGTAACAAGTATGTATATGATCCTAAAGAAGGAAGATGGTTGCTGCTAGACTGGCATTTTGTGGGTCTAAACCGCATACTAGAACTAGGTGGGGTTTGGTGCGTTCTAGATAATCTAGTGTTTATGGAGTGCAGCAGTGATTTGTACTGGTATGACTTGAGCTGTGGAAAGTGGGTAATTGTCCAAGGTTTGGAAGATCTGTGCTATACCAGGGTTAATTGTCGTTACCGTATGGTTCAATTAGTTAACTATGGTGGGAAGCTGGTGATTGTATGGCTAGTGTTGCCTGAAGCTGTATCCAGGAGGAAGCCGCCTGTCATTCCACTAGAGAAAACTTGCTTTGCCGTCATTAGGCTGGAGAAGCGTCTCACTTCATCTGGACTTGTTATCTCGGGAGAGATTGAACGGTTGAGCTTCTCTCTTGTTCACGGCTCATATAATCCCTTGACATGTCTATCCGTCTCGCTTTGA
- the LOC108853230 gene encoding uncharacterized protein LOC108853230 produces MGRADSQIPIHHPHSSSSLYLLEDNRSSSSSQLKRNPKRKLEDYLDPALLRTISSRIGITEAKEKKQMEKKDVFVSLIQSTEFDWPVDRLDPLIKNPNRDSGIEYDGSRFFSPIIPPSLSKRR; encoded by the exons ATGGGCCGAGCTGATTCTCAGATTCCGATTCATCATCCCCACTCATCTTCCTCTCTCTATCTTCT AGAAGACAACCGTTCGTCGTCGTCGTCACAGCTCAAGCGAAATCCGAAGAGAAAGCTTGAGGATTACTTGGATCCAGCTCTTCTTCGTACGATCTCGTCTAGGATCGGTATAACGGAggcgaaggagaagaagcagatgGAGAAGAAGGATGTCTTCGTGAGTTTGATTCAGAGTACGGAATTCGATTGGCCTGTTGACCGATTAGATCCTCTAATCAAAAATCCGAATCGCGATTCCGGGATAGAGTACGACGGATCACGGTTCTTTTCCCCGATCATCCCGCCGTCGTTGAGCAAACGCCGTTGA
- the LOC108849929 gene encoding auxin-induced protein 15A-like, giving the protein MGLSRCAITNATKQTLKLYRNRTSSSLDQVPKGHMVVYVGEQIEKEKKRFVVPISFLNDPSFREFLSRAEEEFGFDHPMGGLTLPCREEVFLDLIASRYQ; this is encoded by the coding sequence ATGGGTCTGAGCCGTTGTGCGATCACAAATGCAACAAAACAGACATTGAAGCTATACAGAAACCgaacatcatcatcattggATCAAGTCCCTAAAGGGCATATGGTAGTGTACGTTGGAGAACAGATTGAGAAGGAGAAAAAGAGATTTGTGGTTCCAATTTCGTTTCTGAATGATCCTTCTTTCAGAGAGTTCCTTAGTCGAGCAGAGGAAGAGTTTGGATTCGATCATCCAATGGGAGGCTTGACCCTTCCATGTAGAGAAGAAGTGTTTCTTGATCTCATCGCTTCTCGGTATCAATAA
- the LOC108853124 gene encoding auxin-induced protein 15A-like, with product MGIQLIGLSNAKQKLQRSLSTKIASFLAMSGTNNVPKGHVAVYVGETYQRKTRFVIPISYLNHPLFQDLLNLAEEEFGFDHPMGCLTIPCTEDYFTALASILNGS from the coding sequence ATGGGAATTCAATTGATTGGACTATCTAACGCCAAGCAAAAGCTTCAAAGAAGCTTATCAACAAAAATCGCAAGCTTTTTGGCCATGTCAGGTACTAATAATGTCCCAAAGGGTCATGTGGCCGTCTACGTGGGTGAGACTTATCAAAGAAAAACGAGATTTGTGATACCTATATCGTATTTAAACCATCCATTGTTCCAAGATTTGTTGAATCTTGCGGAAGAAGAGTTTGGGTTCGATCATCCCATGGGATGTCTAACCATCCCTTGTACTGAAGACTACTTCACTGCTCTAGCTTCTATTCTAAATGGTTCGTGA
- the LOC130511978 gene encoding probable BOI-related E3 ubiquitin-protein ligase 2 has translation MHCIENKSLFPEKQTDQTLLILFITSFSVLSLLKEKQSLFFSVLAVKEMAIQAQLSYNNAPFIGTSGPEFSLINDDGGIQIDQSYTNQQALFHHQQNRSQGFLDVHMEKQRQEIDQFIRIQSERLRYALQEQRKQETETILRKMETKALVLMAHKEEEMSRALSKNMELENLLRKMETENQTWQRTARENEAMVATLNSTLEQVRERAAACRDDGTAAEDEGSFCGGDDGDNFPMSSCCLNCGSSGETRVVFLPCRHLCCCTGCEDGLALCPICNTPKKNRIEAFVF, from the exons ATGCATTGTATTGAAAACAAAAGTTTATTTCCCGAGAAACAAACGGATCAGACCCTTTTGATTCTCTTTATTACTTCGTTCTCTGTTCTTTctttgttaaaagaaaaacaaagccttttcttctctgttttaGCTGTAAAGGAGATGGCAATACAAGCGCAGCTGAGTTACAACAACGCTCCGTTCATCGGAACTAGTGGCCCCGAGTTTTCGCTGATCAACGACGATGGCGGAATCCAAATCGACCAGTCGTATACGAACCAACAAGCTCTGTTTCACCATCAACAGAACCGTTCTCAGGGCTTTTTAGACGTTCATATGGAGAAACAGAGGCAAGAGATCGATCAGTTCATCAGAATACAG AGCGAGAGGTTGAGATATGCGTTGCAAGAACAGAGGAAGCAAGAAACAGAGACGATCTTGAGGAAGATGGAGACGAAAGCTTTGGTTTTGATGGCGCACAAGGAAGAAGAGATGTCGAGAGCGTTGAGCAAGAACATGGAGCTCGAGAATCTTCTGAGGAAGATGGAAACGGAGAACCAAACGTGGCAGAGAACGGCTCGTGAGAACGAAGCGATGGTCGCGACGCTCAACTCGACGCTTGAACAGGTTCGTGAGAGAGCCGCGGCGTGTCGCGACGACGGTACAGCGGCGGAGGACGAAGGGTCTTTCTGCGGAGGAGACGACGGAGATAATTTTCCGATGAGTAGTTGTTGCTTGAACTGTGGGTCTAGTGGAGAGACGAGAGTGGTGTTTCTGCCGTGTAGGCATCTCTGTTGCTGCACGGGTTGTGAGGATGGTCTAGCTCTCTGTCCGATCTGTAATACACCCAAGAAGAATAGAATCGAGGCCTTTGTTTTCTAG